In Sedimentibacter sp. MB31-C6, one genomic interval encodes:
- a CDS encoding helix-hairpin-helix domain-containing protein, protein MNNSIYKKGLAVVLIIATIVMTLIGIKLSRKEKEIKFTEDSFNNDMEIESTELYIVIDIDGAVKNPGVYELMDGGRVNDAIVMAGGLKDKAYTRNLNKARKLIDGEKIYIPYENEEIDYVENDLRSSKININTASKDLLMSLTGIGEVYAERIIEYRNAKVFSSIEEIKNIEGIGDKTFEKFKDNITVGK, encoded by the coding sequence ATGAACAACAGCATTTACAAAAAAGGACTTGCAGTTGTTTTGATTATTGCAACTATAGTAATGACTTTAATAGGAATTAAACTGTCAAGGAAGGAAAAGGAAATAAAATTTACTGAGGATTCATTTAATAATGACATGGAAATTGAATCTACTGAACTTTATATAGTTATTGACATAGATGGAGCTGTAAAGAATCCGGGTGTTTATGAACTTATGGATGGAGGTAGGGTAAATGATGCAATTGTTATGGCTGGAGGCTTGAAGGATAAAGCTTATACTAGGAATCTAAATAAAGCAAGGAAGTTAATTGACGGAGAAAAAATATACATACCTTATGAAAATGAAGAAATAGATTATGTTGAAAATGATTTAAGAAGTAGTAAAATTAATATTAATACTGCTTCAAAGGATTTATTAATGAGTTTGACAGGCATTGGCGAAGTATATGCTGAAAGAATAATTGAATATCGAAATGCAAAAGTATTTTCATCAATAGAGGAAATAAAAAATATAGAGGGTATAGGAGATAAAACCTTTGAAAAATTCAAAGATAATATAACAGTAGGTAAATGA